The Liolophura sinensis isolate JHLJ2023 chromosome 6, CUHK_Ljap_v2, whole genome shotgun sequence genomic sequence catcaaaacacttACTACCCAAACAAGAGGCTAAACCCTCAAAACATTCACTACCCAAGCAAAAGGCTAAACCCTCAAAACACTCACTACCCAAGCGAGAGGCTAAGCCCTCAAAACACTTACTACCCAAGTAAGAGGCTAAACTCGCAAAACACTCACTACCCAAGCAAGAGGTTAAACCTTCAGAACACTTACTACCAAAACAAGAGGctaaaacatcaaaacacttACTACCCAAGCAAGAGGCTAAACCCTCAAAACACTCACTACCCAAGCAAGAGGCTAAACCCTCAAAACACTCACTACCCAAGCAAGAGGCTAAACCCTCAAAACACTTACTACTCAAGCAAGAGGCTAAACCCTCAAAACACTCACTACCCAAGCAAGAGGCTAAACCCTCAAAACACTCACTACCCAAGCAAGAGGCTAAACCCTCAAAACACTCACTGCCCAAGCAAGAGGCTAAACTCTCAAAACACTCACTATCCAAGCAAGAGGTTAAATCTTCAAAACACTTACTACCAAAACAAGAGGctaaaacatcaaaacacttACTACCCAAGCAAGAGGGTAAACCCTCAAAACACTCACTACCCAAGCGAGAGGCTAAAACCCTTAATATACTCACTACCAAAACAAGAGGTTGAACCAATCAGAACACTCACTCTCCACGCAAGAGgttaaactttcaaaaaaaaaaaaacaaaacaaacaaaaacaatacccAAGCAAGAGACTAAATCCATCAAAACAATCAATACCCAAACAAGAGGCTAAATCCATTAGAACAATCACTACCCCAACAAGGGGCTAAACCAATCAGAACAATCACTACCCAAGCAAGAGGCtaaacacatcaaaacaatCACTACCTGAGCAAGAGGCTAAATCCATTAGAACAATCACTCTTTTAACAAAAGGttaaaccaatcaaaacaatcaCTACCATGGGAAGAGGCTAAACCCATCAGAACAATCATTACCCCAAGAAGGGGCTAAACCCATCAAAACAATTACCAGCCAGACAAGAGACTAAGACATTAAAACCATCCCTATTCCAGCAAAAGGTTAGCCCATAAAAACCATCCCCATTTTCATTATCCTCAGAACCAGTGCCATCAACAAGAGACTAATGTTACCAGTGTTGCTGTCGTCCCCGCTTTGGTgatgtagtattttatattgtGTTGTCGCAGAAACTGTGCTGTACTATGCACTCCCGTGACCTGGCCGTTGGTTTTGTTTCACATAGTTGCTTATTGAATGTGACgaaaacacagtattttgtgtatttctagatcagtgacgtttaataaattgcagttaacattaTTGTTAATGGAGCTAGGTGACATATAATTTGCGGCTATTTAAGCAATTAAaaggaca encodes the following:
- the LOC135469279 gene encoding LOW QUALITY PROTEIN: balbiani ring protein 2-like (The sequence of the model RefSeq protein was modified relative to this genomic sequence to represent the inferred CDS: inserted 2 bases in 1 codon; substituted 1 base at 1 genomic stop codon), giving the protein MGANDTLHSLHKQEVKPSKHSLPKQEHEATPSKHSLPKREAXKPSKQSLPKRQAKPSKQSIPKQDTKTIQTLTPQQEAKPSKHLLLKQEVKPSKHLLPKQEAKTSKHLLPKQEAKPSKHSLPKQKAKPSKHSLPKREAKPSKHLLPKXEAKLAKHSLPKQEVKPSEHLLPKQEAKTSKHLLPKQEAKPSKHSLPKQEAKPSKHSLPKQEAKPSKHLLLKQEAKPSKHSLPKQEAKPSKHSLPKQEAKPSKHSLPKQEAKLSKHSLSKQEVKSSKHLLPKQEAKTSKHLLPKQEGKPSKHSLPKREAKTLNILTTKTRG